From Qipengyuania soli:
CCCTTTTCGCCCAGCTCCACACCCGCCTTTTCGAGCCCCAGTCCTTCGATATTGGGAACGCGGCCGGTGGCGAACATGACCTGGTCGACATGCTCTTCGTCGCAATCGGACAGCTTCACGAAGAAGCCGCCGTCCTCGCATGGCTTGATATACTCGAACACCGTGTTGAACTTGAAATCTATGCCCTTCATGACCGAGATCTGCAGCAGGCGGTCGATCAGCGCCTGATCGTAGCCGCGCAGCAGCTTGTCGCTCCGGTTGACCAGCGTCACCTTGCTGCCGAACTCGTTGAAGATACCGGCGAATTCGTTGGCGATGTAACCACCGCCGGCGATCACGATGCGCTTGGGCAGCGCGTCGAGATGGAACGCCTCGTTGGAGGTGATCGCGTGCTCGGCACCCTCGACATCGGGGATATGCGGCCGCGCGCCGGTGGCGATGAGGATGTACTTCGCAGTGACCTTCTTCCCGCTGGCGAGCGTGATTTCGTGCTCGCCGGTGATCTCGGCGCGCTCGTGGAAGATGGTGACGTCGTGGTTCTCAAGAGTGTCGGTATAGGCACCTTCGAGCCGATCGACGTCCTTCAGCACGTTGTCGCGCAGGGTGATCCAGTCGAAGTCGCAGGTCTCGGTCTTCCAGCCGAAATTGCGCGCGTCCTTGAGGTCCTCGGCGAAATGGGCGCCGTAGACGAGCATCTTCTTGGGCACGCAGCCGCGGATGACGCAGGTCCCGCCGACGCGGTATTCCTCGGCGATAGCGACCTTGGCCCCGTGCGCCGCGGCAACGCGGCTTGCCCGAACGCCGCCCGACCCCGCGCCGATGGTGAAGAGGTCGAAATCATAGGTGTCGGACATGAGAGGCTCCTTGGTTCGCGGACCGCGATATCGCGTTGCGATACGCTTTTGCCAAGGCGCGAGTTACAGTCGAGAACTAGTTCCGCGACGGTTCCTCGACGGCGAGGCGCCTCGCCACCTGCAGCGTCTGGACGACGAACAGTGCGACCAGCACCAGTCCCACGCCCCCTACGAACAGATCGAAACCGTTCAACTGCCAGACGATCGGGTGTTCCCGACCAAATCCATACATGGCCAGGGTCAGGGCAATGAGAATGAGCCGCAGTTCTGTCGGTCCGGCATTCATGTAGGACAACCGCAGTTCCCCGAGCACGCGCACAGACAGGAAGGCGTGGATCGACATCAGCAGGTACCCTGCAAGCGCCACCAAAGCGACTTCAAGCTGGACGAAAGGGGTTAGCCCGATGCCGACCACCAGCAGTGTGGTCGCCAACCCGTCGCAGCTATGATCGAGGAAGTAGCCGTACCGCGGCCGTTCGATCTTGCGGAAGCGGGCGAGGCTGCCGTCGAGTGAATCCCCGAACCAGTGGACGACGTATCCGGCCACCGACAGCCACAGCCAGTCACGGTCCAGATTGCTGCCGAGATAACCGGAAAAAACCATCAGAGCGCCGACCATCCCGAAGGCAGTCAGCATGTCGGGCGATACGCGGCGCGGCAGGCGTGCACACAGCCAGTTCAAGGCGCGCCGTTCGATACGAGCGACGAGGTTTTCCTGGATACGGTCAATCGGGGTAATCTTGGGCTTGAAGGCCGGTTCCATGGTCTGGTGCTCCAAGCAATGCGACTTGGACGCGCTCATGCGCCCAAGCCGATGCAGTGTCCAGCAGCCAAACGATCAGGCTTGGCGACGGGCCCCCGAACGCCGGCGACGATTGCCGCCCCCGCCGGGTCGCTTTCCCTGCGGACGACCGCCGGGTGCCCCGCCCCCGCTTGCGCCATCGCGCTTGGGTGCGCCGGCACGGTTGGGGTGCTTGTTCTTCGGCTTCGGCTTCCTTGCCGCGGCATCGCCGGTGGGGCGCACGTTCGGGCGGGCAAGCTTGGGCTTCTGCTCGCGCTTGGTCGGCCCGACGCCTTCGACCACGGCGCGGAAATTGTCCGGCAGCGGCAGGCGCTCGAACTCGGCGTCGGTCTTCTTGCGAATGTCCTTGAGGTAGTCGCGCTCGTCCTCGGCACAGAAGGCGATGGCAATGCCGTCACGCCCGGCGCGCGCGGTGCGGCCGATGCGGTGGACGTACTGTTCAGGCACGTTGGGCAGCTCGTAGTTGATGACGTGGCTGACGCCCGGGATGTCGATCCCGCGCGCGGCGACGTCGGTCGCCACCAGCACCGGCGTGGTGCCGCTGCGAAATTCGCCCAGCGCCCGTTCGCGCTGCGGCTGGCTCTTGTTGCCGTGGATGGCATTCGCGCGCACGCCGACCTGGCCGAGCTTCTTCACCACGCGGTCGGCACCGTGCTTGGTGCGGGTGAAGACGAGCACGCGCTCGAACTCGCCCGGCACGCGGTGGCGGCCCTTGAGGATCATCTCGATCAGGGTCTGCTTCTCGTCCTGCTGGACCATGAAGAGATACTGCTCGATGCGCTCCGCCGTGGTGCTTTCGGGAGTGACCGAGACGTGGACCGGCGACTGGCAGTATTGCGCGGCGAGGTCCTTGATCGACTTGGGCATGGTGGCGCTGAAGAACAGCGTCTGGCGCTCCTTCGGCACCAGCTGGCTGATCCGCTTCAGGGCATGAATAAAGCCGAGGTCAAGCATCTGGTCGGCCTCGTCGAGGACGAGGATTTCGACGCCGTTTAGCGCGAAGGCCTTCTGGTCGATGAGGTCGAGCAGGCGGCCCGGCGTGGCCACGAGGATGTCGGTCCCGCGGTGGAGCTTGTTGCGGTCCTTGTTGACCGAGGTGCCGCCGACGATCGACTGCACCTTGAGTCCGGCAAGCGCGCCGTAGTCCTTGGCCGACTGGGCAATCTGCCCCGCCAGTTCGCGGGTCGGCGCAAGCACCAGCATGCGGCAGGACTTGAACGGGGTCTGCTTCTCCGCCTCGCGCAGACGGTCGATGGAGGGCAGCATGAAGGCGGCCGTCTTGCCGGTGCCGGTCTGGGCGATGCCCATGAGGTCGCGGCCCGCGAGGACGGGGGGAATGGCCTGCTCCTGGATCGGAGTCGGCGTGTCGTAGCCCTTGAGATCGAGGGCCTGGAGGACGGGCTGCGAAAGCCCGAGGTCTGAAAACTGTGTCATCGTAACTCGCAATATATGCGGCGCGCAGACCGGTTCCTGGCGGATTCCGGGCGCGGCGCGGGTGTCAAACGACCCGCGTGAAAAGGGAAGTCCTTGGAAAAACATGCCGAGGCGCGGCCGGGGCGATGGATGTCTCCACATCGCCGCTTCACGCTGGCTAGCGCGTCTCGATGGCGGCCATGTGGATGCTGCAGTGCAAAAAGTCAATCCGCTTCGGGTCGAGAGATGTCGGACAGGTCCGGCGCGATCGCACTGTCATACGGTGCGGATATCCGCCACACGAGGCCGGCGGGATCGAAGTCCAGCGTCACGTCGGCACGCATGGCGAAGGCGGGATTGCGTTCGATGATGGTGGTGCCGAAGCCCTTGCGCTCGGGCTTTTCGACCGGCGGCCCACCGCGCTCGCGCCACTCCATGACAAAGCGCCTGTCCTCGCCTTCGCCTTCGAAGCCCCAGGTAACGTCGATCTCGCCGGTGTCGTTTGCGAGCGCCCCGTATTTCGCGGCGTTCGTAGCGAGTTCATGGATGGCGAGGCCCAGCGCCTCAGCTGGACCGGGTTTCAGCATGACCTGGTCACGGCGACCCGTGTGGATGCGTCCTTCCGCTATGTCCCCGACATGCAGTATCTGCGAGGCAACAATGTCCGCGACGACCGCCCCGACCCAATCGCCTTCGTTGAGCAGGTTCTGGTTGGCCGAGAGAGCCGCGATGCGACGAAGCAATGCATCGGCAAGCTCGCTGTCACTGGCCGATGCCGTGCGATTGACGATCGCCTGAACGGTGGAGAGCATGTTGCGCGCGCGGTGGTTTACCTCGCGCATGAGCAAGGTGATGCGCTCGCTCGCTTCGCGTTGCTCGGTGATGTCGGTATTGGTCCCGCACCACAACAGGACGTTTCCTTCGTCGTCCTTGAGCGGGTTGGCACGCGACAGGAACCAGCGGAATTCGCCATCGGCACCCCGTAGCGGGAAGGTGTCCTC
This genomic window contains:
- a CDS encoding PAS domain S-box protein, giving the protein MNEPADTSFRDAHFAAIVANSTDAIVSKDLNGVVISWNAAAERLFGWTAEEMIGESIRRIIPSDRQDEEDSILARVRAGELITKFETVRQTKAGAPVPIAVTVSPIRDAEGKIVGASKIAHDLREHSTLRQELRESQQQFAALAQNIPQLAWMADGKGWIYWYNQRWYDYTGTTLEQMQGWGWRDVHHPEHVDRVVERIQHSWDTGEVWEDTFPLRGADGEFRWFLSRANPLKDDEGNVLLWCGTNTDITEQREASERITLLMREVNHRARNMLSTVQAIVNRTASASDSELADALLRRIAALSANQNLLNEGDWVGAVVADIVASQILHVGDIAEGRIHTGRRDQVMLKPGPAEALGLAIHELATNAAKYGALANDTGEIDVTWGFEGEGEDRRFVMEWRERGGPPVEKPERKGFGTTIIERNPAFAMRADVTLDFDPAGLVWRISAPYDSAIAPDLSDISRPEAD
- a CDS encoding DEAD/DEAH box helicase; amino-acid sequence: MTQFSDLGLSQPVLQALDLKGYDTPTPIQEQAIPPVLAGRDLMGIAQTGTGKTAAFMLPSIDRLREAEKQTPFKSCRMLVLAPTRELAGQIAQSAKDYGALAGLKVQSIVGGTSVNKDRNKLHRGTDILVATPGRLLDLIDQKAFALNGVEILVLDEADQMLDLGFIHALKRISQLVPKERQTLFFSATMPKSIKDLAAQYCQSPVHVSVTPESTTAERIEQYLFMVQQDEKQTLIEMILKGRHRVPGEFERVLVFTRTKHGADRVVKKLGQVGVRANAIHGNKSQPQRERALGEFRSGTTPVLVATDVAARGIDIPGVSHVINYELPNVPEQYVHRIGRTARAGRDGIAIAFCAEDERDYLKDIRKKTDAEFERLPLPDNFRAVVEGVGPTKREQKPKLARPNVRPTGDAAARKPKPKNKHPNRAGAPKRDGASGGGAPGGRPQGKRPGGGGNRRRRSGARRQA
- the gorA gene encoding glutathione-disulfide reductase, coding for MSDTYDFDLFTIGAGSGGVRASRVAAAHGAKVAIAEEYRVGGTCVIRGCVPKKMLVYGAHFAEDLKDARNFGWKTETCDFDWITLRDNVLKDVDRLEGAYTDTLENHDVTIFHERAEITGEHEITLASGKKVTAKYILIATGARPHIPDVEGAEHAITSNEAFHLDALPKRIVIAGGGYIANEFAGIFNEFGSKVTLVNRSDKLLRGYDQALIDRLLQISVMKGIDFKFNTVFEYIKPCEDGGFFVKLSDCDEEHVDQVMFATGRVPNIEGLGLEKAGVELGEKGQIKVDRFSKTNIDHIYAVGDVTDRVQLTPVAIREGQAFADTIFGKGDPVAVDHSCIPSAVFSHPPIAAVGMTEGEAKNKLGSVKVYQSDFRPMKNVLAGRNERSLMKMVCDGESGKIVGIHMIAPDAAEMMQAAAIAVKAGLTKADFDATTAIHPTMAEELVLMR
- a CDS encoding CDP-alcohol phosphatidyltransferase family protein, which gives rise to MEPAFKPKITPIDRIQENLVARIERRALNWLCARLPRRVSPDMLTAFGMVGALMVFSGYLGSNLDRDWLWLSVAGYVVHWFGDSLDGSLARFRKIERPRYGYFLDHSCDGLATTLLVVGIGLTPFVQLEVALVALAGYLLMSIHAFLSVRVLGELRLSYMNAGPTELRLILIALTLAMYGFGREHPIVWQLNGFDLFVGGVGLVLVALFVVQTLQVARRLAVEEPSRN